One segment of Deltaproteobacteria bacterium RBG_16_64_85 DNA contains the following:
- a CDS encoding prevent-host-death family protein, with protein MALIVNVHQAKTHLSRLLKRAHEGEEIILAKGGKPYARLVPLEEGMPRIPGIASGRAGKEFFEPLPEKELKAWEE; from the coding sequence ATGGCTCTGATCGTGAATGTTCATCAGGCAAAGACGCACCTCTCGCGGCTCCTGAAGCGGGCCCACGAGGGCGAGGAAATCATCCTGGCAAAAGGCGGCAAGCCCTATGCCCGGCTGGTCCCTCTCGAGGAGGGAATGCCCCGGATCCCGGGCATCGCCAGCGGACGCGCGGGGAAGGAATTCTTCGAGCCGCTGCCGGAAAAGGAGCTGAAAGCGTGGGAGGAATGA
- a CDS encoding addiction module antidote protein, HigA family → MTKKTLPPIHPGEILLEEFLVPMGISQYRLAKDISVPPRRVNEIVHGKRAISADTALRLSRYFGMSERFWINLQARYDIEAEKDLLADRLEREVHPRVAAHATTPSN, encoded by the coding sequence ATGACGAAGAAGACGCTGCCGCCGATTCATCCCGGCGAAATCCTCCTTGAGGAGTTCCTCGTCCCGATGGGCATCAGCCAGTACCGACTGGCGAAGGACATCAGTGTCCCGCCCCGGCGCGTCAACGAGATCGTGCACGGGAAGCGCGCTATCAGCGCCGACACGGCGTTACGACTGTCGCGGTACTTCGGGATGTCGGAGCGGTTCTGGATCAACCTGCAGGCGCGGTACGACATCGAGGCGGAGAAGGATCTGCTGGCCGACCGTCTCGAGCGTGAGGTGCACCCCCGCGTTGCCGCCCACGCCACCACCCCTTCCAATTAA
- a CDS encoding plasmid maintenance system killer family protein — translation MIRSFRCKETEKLFGRQFSRKLPPDVQRVARRKLEVLDAAEKLEDLRIPPSNRLEKLLGKREGQHSIRINDQWRICFRWREGNAYDVEIVDYH, via the coding sequence ATGATCCGGAGCTTCCGCTGCAAGGAAACGGAGAAATTGTTCGGTCGGCAATTTTCCCGAAAACTGCCACCGGATGTGCAGCGGGTGGCCCGACGCAAGCTCGAGGTCCTGGATGCGGCGGAGAAGCTGGAGGATCTGCGCATTCCCCCCTCCAATCGACTGGAGAAGCTCTTGGGGAAGCGGGAAGGGCAGCACTCCATCCGTATCAACGACCAGTGGCGCATCTGCTTTCGATGGCGGGAAGGCAACGCATACGACGTGGAGATCGTAGATTACCATTAG
- a CDS encoding twitching motility protein PilT, which produces MRVLLDTHALLWWLFDDPALSKAARDAIRDPGNAVLVSAASAWEIATKRRLGKFPDAGEAAENLPALLRSSRMEPLAITVEHALAAGALPGPHRDPFDRMLIAQSRLEDLPVVTSDPVFGRYSIRTVW; this is translated from the coding sequence ATGAGAGTGCTCCTCGACACCCACGCGCTGCTCTGGTGGCTGTTCGACGACCCCGCCCTGTCGAAAGCGGCGCGCGATGCGATACGGGATCCGGGGAACGCGGTTCTGGTGAGCGCCGCCTCGGCGTGGGAGATCGCCACGAAACGCCGGCTCGGGAAATTTCCGGATGCCGGGGAGGCGGCCGAAAACCTGCCGGCGCTGCTGCGCAGCTCCCGGATGGAACCGCTTGCGATCACGGTCGAACACGCCCTTGCGGCCGGTGCGCTTCCCGGACCTCACCGTGACCCGTTCGACCGGATGCTGATCGCCCAGTCCCGCCTCGAGGATCTTCCTGTAGTGACTTCGGACCCGGTGTTCGGCCGTTATTCCATCCGCACCGTGTGGTGA